In Tessaracoccus flavus, the following are encoded in one genomic region:
- a CDS encoding glycosyltransferase family 2 protein produces MSRVAVVTAVAGRHEHLRAQRRGLARSTEPVTHVVVAMGDPSIWEVCLEPPCVPTEYLRVPAAQELPLAAARNAGVACARRMGADVVVFLDVDCIPSETLATDYLEVLGALGRLDGDCGGPAVVTGRTQYLPPAPEGGYDLDALTKVGRDHPARPVPEDGAVVEGDVRLLWTLNCALTVDDFDAVGGFDEGYHGYGGEDTDFGQRLGHAQGKLWFTASARAWHQHHAVSDPPVEHLDAILRNANRFQSLWGWFPMEGWLAGFQNAGLAHQRDGKWQKVSR; encoded by the coding sequence ATGAGCCGGGTCGCAGTGGTGACCGCCGTCGCGGGTCGACATGAGCACCTCCGCGCCCAGCGCCGGGGACTCGCGAGGTCGACGGAGCCGGTCACCCACGTGGTCGTCGCCATGGGAGACCCGTCGATCTGGGAGGTCTGCCTCGAGCCCCCGTGTGTGCCGACGGAGTATCTCCGTGTGCCCGCCGCGCAGGAACTCCCGTTGGCGGCTGCACGCAACGCAGGGGTGGCGTGCGCTCGACGGATGGGCGCCGACGTCGTTGTCTTCCTCGACGTCGACTGCATCCCGTCCGAGACGCTCGCCACCGACTACCTTGAGGTGCTGGGCGCTCTCGGCCGTCTCGACGGCGACTGCGGAGGCCCCGCCGTCGTGACGGGACGCACCCAGTACCTGCCCCCCGCCCCCGAGGGCGGATACGACCTCGACGCGCTGACGAAGGTGGGGCGCGACCACCCAGCCCGGCCGGTGCCTGAGGACGGCGCCGTGGTGGAGGGCGACGTGCGGCTGCTGTGGACGCTCAACTGCGCCCTCACCGTCGACGACTTCGACGCCGTCGGCGGCTTCGACGAGGGGTACCACGGATACGGCGGCGAGGACACCGACTTCGGCCAGCGCCTCGGACATGCGCAGGGAAAGCTCTGGTTCACCGCGAGTGCCCGGGCCTGGCATCAGCACCACGCTGTCAGCGACCCACCGGTCGAGCACCTCGACGCGATCCTCCGCAACGCCAACCGCTTCCAGAGCCTCTGGGGGTGGTTCCCGATGGAGGGGTGGCTGGCCGGGTTCCAGAATGCCGGCCTGGCCCACCAGCGAGACGGCAAGTGGCAGAAGGTGTCCCGATGA
- a CDS encoding IS1380 family transposase, with protein MSVTGDGGAVIAHAGSIGLRMLAENTGLTGALSTAMARRSFIPSVHDRGQVLTDVAVMLADGGEAISDIDVLRHQGQVLGPVASAPTVWRALDEVTDARRRKIQAARARVRRHVWAQLTAAGGVPASKVAGTDLGETIVLDVDATIVVTHSEKELASPTFKRTFGYHPIGVWCDNTGEFLAAALRTGRAGSNTAVDHIQVLGEAITQIPMPYRRNLLIRCDGAGASHQLLDWLHAQGQVRGRTLHYSVGFTIGEKVRAAITELPAGLWSPALTAEGEVREGGDVAELTGLLDLTSWPAGMRVILRRERPHPGAQLSLFEVHDGWRYQAFATNTTSGTLQFLEARHRAHARVEDRIRHAKDSGLGRFPSREFAINQTWLALTMIAADLVAWLKMLALDGDLAKAEPKALRYRLLHVPARLVHGARRRRLRLPKTWPWVEHLVAAFARIAAIPPPH; from the coding sequence ATGTCCGTGACCGGCGATGGCGGCGCGGTGATCGCCCACGCCGGCAGCATCGGACTCAGGATGCTGGCCGAGAACACCGGCCTGACCGGAGCCCTATCGACGGCGATGGCCCGGCGTTCGTTCATCCCCTCGGTGCATGACCGCGGCCAGGTACTGACCGATGTCGCGGTGATGCTCGCCGACGGCGGGGAGGCGATCTCCGACATCGACGTGCTGCGCCACCAGGGGCAGGTGCTGGGGCCGGTCGCGTCTGCTCCGACGGTGTGGCGTGCGTTGGACGAGGTCACCGACGCCAGGCGCAGGAAGATCCAGGCGGCCCGGGCCCGCGTCCGTCGCCACGTCTGGGCCCAACTGACAGCCGCTGGCGGTGTCCCGGCCTCGAAGGTCGCCGGGACCGATCTCGGAGAGACGATCGTGTTGGATGTCGATGCCACGATCGTGGTGACGCATTCGGAGAAGGAGTTGGCGTCGCCGACGTTTAAGAGGACGTTCGGGTATCACCCGATCGGTGTGTGGTGCGACAACACGGGCGAGTTCCTCGCCGCCGCGCTGCGGACAGGCCGGGCCGGGTCGAACACGGCCGTCGATCACATTCAGGTCCTGGGCGAGGCGATCACCCAGATCCCGATGCCGTATCGACGCAACCTGTTGATCCGCTGCGACGGTGCCGGCGCCTCTCACCAGTTGCTGGACTGGCTCCATGCGCAAGGCCAAGTCAGAGGCAGGACGCTGCACTACAGCGTGGGGTTCACGATCGGCGAGAAGGTGCGTGCCGCGATCACCGAACTTCCCGCAGGCTTGTGGTCCCCCGCGCTCACCGCTGAGGGTGAGGTCCGAGAAGGCGGGGACGTCGCCGAACTGACCGGACTGCTGGACCTGACCAGTTGGCCGGCCGGGATGAGGGTGATCCTGCGCCGCGAACGCCCCCATCCCGGGGCTCAACTGTCGCTGTTCGAAGTCCACGACGGGTGGCGGTATCAAGCGTTTGCCACCAACACCACGAGCGGCACTCTGCAGTTCCTGGAGGCCCGGCATCGGGCGCATGCCCGGGTCGAGGACCGGATCCGTCACGCCAAGGATTCTGGGCTGGGACGTTTCCCGTCTCGCGAGTTCGCCATCAACCAGACCTGGCTTGCACTGACGATGATCGCCGCCGATCTGGTGGCCTGGCTCAAGATGCTCGCCCTCGACGGCGACCTCGCCAAAGCCGAACCAAAGGCACTCAGGTATCGGCTGCTGCACGTCCCGGCAAGACTCGTTCACGGCGCCCGACGGCGACGACTGCGTCTACCCAAGACCTGGCCCTGGGTCGAGCACCTGGTGGCCGCGTTCGCCCGGATCGCCGCGATCCCACCACCGCACTGA
- a CDS encoding NucA/NucB deoxyribonuclease domain-containing protein has product MKRWLQLIFVGLIAGAMLSPMSAHADTLDENTLDENYSVPAAEPVAPASLTPPTTETYFTDLDGTTDTTKPTLLPAVEPATSTTSRASAQLPGDCAQVRQLIAEKKVSANTLCWGVEEETPIATRNATIISNCRTMAPNGTSWVAFSRFYACYHAKSTVTFYRPATLSIEGRIPIDFYQAVQLDPQSLSVTTASEAKVGPRQGAHGSIASIKLTTDTCTGCSVVNSATTKSGSSLYTSSATMSVNSPGVNARRIAGTSLKLEITAAVNFPFFLWNKTVFRQSRGVLWDCDTEPIGNLKAPGCVFGGITGTVLFDGRTPENGGPMYTTAIHMSDAMNSGLPGKIGSGKYLTRTNSVTIRDANRNAACPRSLIRPPGGYECDEFPFASTLEGGAANTKEARTFWYCNLSDPQRTGPLGFSRCMTPPGEGSFQGGALNSGYMNQRIRNGDKFAVGWSQV; this is encoded by the coding sequence ATGAAAAGGTGGCTTCAACTTATCTTCGTTGGCCTCATTGCCGGTGCGATGCTCAGTCCTATGTCAGCGCACGCTGACACCTTAGACGAGAACACCTTAGACGAGAACTATTCCGTTCCCGCTGCAGAGCCGGTGGCCCCTGCGTCACTGACTCCCCCCACAACAGAAACGTACTTCACCGACCTCGACGGAACCACCGACACCACCAAGCCCACCCTTCTCCCTGCCGTGGAACCCGCCACCAGCACGACATCCCGAGCATCTGCGCAGCTACCTGGCGACTGCGCACAGGTCCGCCAACTCATCGCAGAGAAGAAGGTCTCCGCCAACACACTGTGCTGGGGGGTCGAAGAAGAAACCCCCATCGCTACGCGCAACGCCACGATCATCTCCAACTGCCGGACAATGGCTCCCAACGGCACAAGCTGGGTTGCATTCAGCCGTTTCTACGCTTGCTACCACGCAAAGTCGACTGTGACGTTCTACCGCCCGGCCACCCTGTCTATCGAGGGGCGCATCCCGATCGACTTCTACCAGGCGGTCCAACTGGACCCACAGTCACTAAGTGTCACGACAGCATCTGAAGCGAAGGTCGGCCCGCGCCAAGGGGCACACGGCAGCATCGCCAGCATCAAGCTCACCACCGATACATGCACGGGATGCTCCGTAGTCAACAGTGCGACCACAAAGTCAGGCTCCAGCTTGTACACCTCGTCCGCGACGATGAGTGTCAACTCTCCGGGTGTCAACGCTCGACGCATCGCAGGGACTTCACTGAAGTTGGAAATCACGGCTGCCGTGAACTTCCCATTCTTCTTGTGGAACAAGACCGTCTTCCGGCAGTCCCGCGGAGTGCTGTGGGATTGTGACACTGAGCCCATTGGCAACCTGAAGGCCCCCGGGTGCGTGTTCGGGGGGATAACGGGCACAGTGCTTTTCGACGGGAGGACCCCCGAGAACGGCGGACCAATGTACACCACAGCTATCCATATGTCTGACGCGATGAACTCCGGGCTTCCTGGGAAGATCGGCTCCGGCAAGTACCTGACCCGAACCAACTCCGTCACGATCAGGGACGCCAACCGGAACGCTGCCTGCCCGCGCAGCTTGATCCGACCACCCGGCGGATACGAATGTGACGAGTTCCCGTTTGCTTCGACATTGGAGGGCGGGGCAGCTAACACGAAAGAGGCCCGCACATTCTGGTACTGCAATCTCTCCGACCCACAGCGCACTGGCCCGCTCGGGTTCAGCCGTTGCATGACGCCGCCAGGTGAAGGGTCATTCCAAGGCGGAGCATTGAACAGCGGCTACATGAACCAACGCATCCGCAACGGCGACAAATTCGCCGTCGGCTGGAGCCAAGTGTAG
- a CDS encoding nuclear transport factor 2 family protein, with amino-acid sequence MTDSTPATVAADYFDALSRGDVPAAMGLLSADVVWHQPGNHRFSGHHTGLNGVGALLGGMMEVSEGTFALTVTGPSMVNGNLVAVPVRFAGSRAEATMDMGGIDLLTVRDSKIVEVHLFSEDAATEDAFWGRN; translated from the coding sequence ATGACTGATTCCACCCCCGCAACCGTGGCTGCGGACTACTTCGACGCGCTCAGCCGGGGCGACGTTCCCGCAGCCATGGGACTGCTCAGCGCGGACGTGGTTTGGCACCAGCCCGGCAACCACCGATTCTCGGGACACCACACCGGTCTGAACGGCGTCGGTGCGTTGCTCGGCGGAATGATGGAGGTCAGCGAGGGCACTTTCGCCTTGACCGTGACCGGACCCTCGATGGTCAACGGCAACCTCGTCGCGGTTCCCGTGCGCTTCGCAGGGTCCCGCGCAGAAGCGACCATGGACATGGGCGGCATTGACCTGCTCACCGTCCGCGACAGCAAGATCGTCGAGGTGCACCTGTTCTCAGAGGACGCCGCAACCGAGGACGCCTTTTGGGGACGTAACTGA
- a CDS encoding ATP-grasp domain-containing protein: MSGPTDRRPLVMVLGDDIDDLDHSVLFPALRARGVEVTRVHPRDLVTYMDGPDTTFAVGGQTIRPDLVVGWVLDDLLLQGMAQLDVLARAGIVIINDAITLFRAQNNYINSSLLSDGGVLRYPVISGEDPQALRDWASEHGYPVVVKPVRGFGGRGLRRLLNDRELEDLLGDLRQDDEQYYVVPWVENPGRDIRVYTVAHHPVFAMYRYAPPGSWVTNILAGGEKAMCPLNDRLADLAERASRAAGTLLGGVDLAENLETGDLVVYEVNSCPSSEPAALEAVADFLVSVVEQGLDAAVASWRPARVHDHFNPDRSLFHRTPRERLHRS, translated from the coding sequence ATGAGCGGTCCAACCGACCGACGCCCCCTCGTCATGGTGCTGGGCGACGACATCGACGACCTCGACCACAGCGTGCTGTTCCCGGCACTCAGAGCCCGAGGCGTCGAGGTCACGCGCGTCCACCCGCGCGACCTCGTCACATACATGGACGGCCCCGACACCACCTTCGCCGTCGGGGGCCAAACGATCCGTCCGGACCTCGTCGTCGGGTGGGTACTGGACGACCTGCTGCTGCAGGGGATGGCCCAACTCGACGTGCTGGCCCGCGCAGGGATCGTGATCATCAACGACGCAATCACGCTTTTTCGGGCGCAGAACAACTACATCAACAGCTCCCTCCTGAGCGACGGCGGGGTGCTTCGCTACCCGGTCATCTCAGGTGAGGACCCGCAGGCCCTGCGTGACTGGGCGTCCGAGCATGGCTACCCGGTCGTTGTGAAGCCCGTCCGCGGCTTCGGGGGCAGGGGACTGCGGCGCCTCCTCAACGACCGTGAACTCGAAGACCTTCTGGGCGATCTGCGGCAGGACGACGAGCAGTATTACGTGGTGCCGTGGGTGGAGAACCCGGGCCGCGACATCCGCGTCTACACGGTGGCCCACCACCCTGTGTTCGCCATGTACCGCTACGCCCCACCGGGCAGCTGGGTGACCAACATCCTCGCCGGCGGCGAGAAGGCGATGTGCCCTCTCAACGATCGTCTGGCCGACCTCGCCGAACGCGCTTCGCGGGCCGCAGGGACGCTACTGGGTGGCGTCGACCTGGCGGAGAACCTCGAGACGGGTGACCTGGTGGTCTACGAGGTGAACTCGTGCCCGAGCTCCGAGCCCGCGGCACTGGAGGCGGTGGCGGACTTCCTCGTGTCGGTGGTCGAGCAAGGGCTCGACGCGGCGGTTGCGTCCTGGCGGCCCGCCCGCGTCCACGATCACTTCAATCCCGACCGCTCGCTTTTCCACCGCACCCCGCGGGAGCGTCTGCACCGCAGCTAG
- a CDS encoding DUF6924 domain-containing protein, translating to MIPLTGPNSEILFLVRTDFSDDDAWHRVDEVAGREGTNVETVNDPANRHLDAATLASELPTFAQGVLLADHVTMTTSEQLVLVYPTRYDEDEDEVAPFRAPAALLAYVVCPIVLGSRNWSEVGGLVNQDGVFSMDHPRP from the coding sequence ATGATTCCACTGACCGGACCCAACAGCGAGATCTTGTTCCTGGTCCGCACCGACTTCTCCGATGACGACGCATGGCACAGAGTGGATGAAGTGGCAGGGCGTGAGGGAACCAACGTTGAAACGGTAAACGATCCCGCCAACCGGCACCTCGACGCCGCCACACTTGCGTCGGAACTGCCAACCTTTGCGCAAGGGGTGCTCCTCGCCGACCACGTGACCATGACGACCAGTGAGCAGCTCGTGCTGGTCTATCCAACACGCTACGACGAAGACGAAGACGAAGTGGCACCGTTCCGAGCGCCGGCCGCCCTGCTGGCCTACGTTGTGTGCCCGATTGTGCTCGGGTCCAGGAATTGGTCGGAAGTAGGCGGGCTCGTCAACCAGGACGGGGTATTCAGTATGGATCACCCCCGACCGTGA
- a CDS encoding uridine kinase family protein, with product MTMTLLEGEPAAGPWRALDTAELVNHVLQVAGQPLGRPQIVAVDGRGASGKSTLAAELKRAVARSAVVHTDDLAWHEPFFAWGHLLRDEILVTLHRGEGVRFQPPAWGLHGREGVIEVAAEADLVVIEGVGASQREFEHFVDASIWVQSDFQEAERRGIARDMAEGVNGDREQTIAFWHEWMAHEVRFLAEQRPWERACLVVAGSPTIDLDEGQFAVAPAPSNNPWL from the coding sequence ATGACCATGACCTTGCTCGAGGGTGAACCCGCTGCGGGGCCTTGGCGGGCCCTCGACACTGCCGAGCTGGTCAATCACGTTTTACAGGTGGCCGGGCAGCCGCTGGGTCGGCCGCAGATCGTTGCCGTGGACGGCAGGGGAGCCTCAGGTAAGTCGACGCTGGCTGCTGAGCTGAAGCGGGCCGTCGCCCGTTCTGCGGTCGTCCACACGGATGACCTGGCCTGGCATGAGCCGTTCTTCGCCTGGGGGCATCTGCTGCGCGACGAGATCCTGGTGACACTGCACCGTGGGGAGGGTGTGCGGTTTCAGCCGCCGGCGTGGGGGCTGCATGGACGCGAAGGCGTGATCGAGGTTGCCGCGGAGGCGGACTTGGTCGTCATCGAGGGCGTCGGCGCAAGCCAACGCGAGTTCGAGCACTTCGTTGATGCCTCGATCTGGGTGCAGTCGGACTTTCAGGAGGCCGAGCGGCGGGGGATCGCTCGCGACATGGCCGAGGGTGTGAACGGTGATCGCGAGCAGACGATCGCGTTCTGGCACGAGTGGATGGCACATGAAGTGCGGTTTCTTGCCGAGCAACGTCCGTGGGAGCGGGCCTGCCTGGTGGTTGCCGGTTCCCCAACCATCGACCTCGATGAGGGGCAGTTCGCCGTAGCGCCTGCACCTTCGAACAACCCGTGGCTCTGA
- a CDS encoding winged helix-turn-helix transcriptional regulator, translating to MSVPDWDVMVATCPSRTSLAKIANKWTAMIVIALEDGPLRYKAILRAVDGISGKVLAETLRDLQRDGIVTRTAYDVMPPRVDYELTALGQTLHEPLSALGRWAEEHVQEVMKARESYDDRLDSGL from the coding sequence GTGTCTGTCCCGGACTGGGACGTGATGGTGGCGACCTGCCCCTCACGCACCTCACTGGCAAAGATCGCGAACAAGTGGACGGCGATGATCGTGATCGCCCTGGAAGATGGTCCACTCAGGTACAAGGCAATCCTCCGAGCCGTCGATGGAATCAGCGGCAAGGTCCTTGCTGAGACCCTGCGCGACCTCCAGCGTGACGGGATCGTCACGCGTACTGCTTACGACGTGATGCCGCCGCGCGTGGACTACGAACTCACGGCGCTCGGGCAGACGCTGCATGAACCGTTGTCCGCGCTGGGTCGGTGGGCGGAAGAACACGTCCAAGAGGTCATGAAAGCCCGCGAAAGCTACGATGACCGCCTCGACTCAGGGCTATGA
- a CDS encoding IS5 family transposase, which translates to MQMPEPVDHAIGRSRGGLSTKVHQLCDGKGRPMVIAVGPGQGSDSKMFPHLLAAVRVPRDGVGRPRTTPDAVLADKAYSSRVHRTLLRSRGITAVIAEPRDQQSNRKRRGSRGGRPPLTDPGRYVKRHVIENSFERFKQWRGLATRYDKLASTYRAAVLMRAILLWLPALTERP; encoded by the coding sequence ATGCAGATGCCCGAGCCGGTCGATCATGCGATCGGGCGATCGCGTGGCGGTCTGTCGACGAAGGTCCATCAGCTGTGCGACGGCAAGGGACGTCCCATGGTCATCGCCGTCGGGCCGGGGCAAGGCAGCGACTCGAAGATGTTCCCGCACCTGCTCGCTGCGGTTCGGGTCCCGCGCGACGGGGTGGGGCGGCCTCGCACCACCCCTGACGCGGTGTTGGCAGACAAGGCGTACTCCTCGCGAGTTCACCGCACCCTGCTGCGCAGTCGAGGGATCACGGCTGTGATCGCTGAACCTCGGGACCAGCAGTCGAACCGGAAACGCCGTGGTTCGCGTGGCGGACGCCCGCCGCTGACCGATCCAGGCAGGTACGTCAAGCGGCACGTCATCGAGAACAGCTTCGAGCGGTTCAAGCAGTGGCGGGGCCTGGCGACCAGATACGACAAGCTCGCCTCGACCTACCGCGCCGCTGTCCTGATGCGGGCGATCCTTCTATGGCTCCCCGCCCTCACCGAGCGGCCGTGA